The segment aaaaatccaataGCATCTGATTagtaaataaaagcagtatTTCCTTGATGGAGACAGATAATTATTACTGGTGCACTTCCACCGCAGAGCTGTTTGATCCGATTTAAACGGACCAGAGTCCGTTTCCTCCAATAATCCACTTTGCTTGGGAAAGTGTGAAAGCTCATCTGAACTCTGGACTGATCAGTTGAACTCTGATCCACCTGGAATCATCACCTGGAGTTTAAGTGTTGCTATCTAGCAACTCAAAGAGAGACAGAGTACAAAAGGGAGAAAATCATGTTTCGTACATGTGATTTATGAATATGGAACCAGAATGCCTTTAAATCCTTGCGGGCAGGGctaaaacgattaatcgtgatgaatcgattattgaaataatcattaactaGTGTTATCGATTATCGTTAACTGGAATATACAgaccccaaaaaacatttttaagccaaaactgtacaaaaaaattatttatatttaatatattaaatatattccaGAACTcaagggctgagcttttcacattttgatgttaGAAGTAATGTTTTAGTTGCAGATGCATTTGCAAATGATCGTCCACTAAATGAATGCTACgttattgtattttaggcaaatcaaaaatctgtaacatttgcattaaaaatagatGAGGTCCATTTTTATGTTGAGATTCTTGAAACTACAGTTGCTGTCAATTTTGCTTAAATTACACATAatctttttatatgtatattgtgctggtttttaaaaatgactgatatctttggacaaaaataaagaaaatcttcaGTGACGTCTGTAAAGtggaagacaaagaaaaacagaattgtGAAAGTTGGTGTCTgtaaagagcaaaacaaaacagtagtAGTAAGTGTGGATTAGTGTTAAGAATGGCAAAGTTAAACCCGACTCCGCCTTTAAGAAGAACTAAGTGCCTCAGACTTAATGGCTAACgttaaagctaaaaatgttaaacgAGAGTGGAATGCCTCCCAGTGTGTCACTCTcgtttaacatttttagctttagcGTCAGCTTTACCCGTTCAGTCTGAGGTACTTATTTAAGGGCCATGACATGCATTGTTTTAAGTATATTTGTCTTTTGAAAAAGGTGCTAGCGAGTAGCATGGTAGCATGGTCTTTTGATTTTTACGGTCTATCTTTTCAAAGCAAATATCAAATAGTAAGGCTAATAGAAAAACTGCTAACCCAAGTCTTTGCAAGAGCAAGTTAAACACAGAAGAGTCACCTTGCAGGGGGGATACTTCCAACCTTTACATACAATTTTGAGGGAAAACAGCTCAGTAAGCTAAGCAAGTTAAAAGTGCATCAGAATGTCCCATCTAATTTCTTTAATTAGTGCATAAGCTGAAAAGCTGTGGCGAGCCGTTTCCCTCTGTACCGCGTCTTTAAGCTGGCTTACTGGAACTGTTGGAGGTCCAGCACATAGACGGTAGCgacatttaaaaacttaaaaacggTCAGGAGGGCTTCCTGCACCATGATTTGAAACACAAGTGTTTACTCCAAAATCCGGAACACATTGACTGTTCGTTGGGAAATAATATGATAAATAATGTCCAGCAATTCTGCAAAACAGAAGTGAGACAGTGCAAGTCAAAACCCCTAGTTACTAACTTCACGTTTCAATATGGCCTCTTCTCGCATCAAGAGTAGTGAGTTGCGGTGGAAACATGTTGGTTTTACAAGAAATACATGTAAAAGTGTCTAAATTAATGGTATACGGGGCACCTTACCTTGGCCGTTACAGTTTGGGGGTGTTAATTTCACTATTAATTTATTAGCTAGGAAGCTAATAAgtcttatttttcaaaatatgcaATTATTAAGCTTATTTAGAACAGACACATGACCAGAATCTAATGTTTAAGGTACAATACTGCCAAAGCAATTATTAATCTAATCTTACCTAATGTGTGTTTCAGGAGGTTCTTTCAGTAACTCAACATGGACCCTAAAAAAGAAGATCCACAGAACCTTTTCAGGAACATCGTATCCAGCTGATACTACAGGGTAAGAAGTAAGCAGAGGGGCAAATCCTGGCAAATCTTGGTTCCTTTGCAGTCAATAgaatcttgttttcatttattaatctAAATAATATTGAGTATGGTAATGTATAGCTGGTTTTATTAGATACACCTGGTAGATATTCCAACTACGTGGCAATCAGGATGCATTAGGAATCCAGACATGGCAGAGAACAGCTTTGAACATTGTTGTTGGTACCAAACAGATCAGTCGTGATTATTAGAAGTAGCTTTTCTACTGGTGTCAGAGGTCAGATTTGAATGGAAAGGCTGGCTTGAGATAACAGCAGGACTacataaactgaataaataaatgtgttaatcattttaataattctaACTGGACTAAAACAAGATAAGTTTGGTATGATTTACCTTCAGGTTCAGgtagtgaggaaaaaaaagaatgtatgtctttttatttggtgtttgtAAACTACTGGTTTTAACTGCGAGTCAAGTCAAATCTTGAAGAAGACGGTAACAGTAAAAATCCACACTGGGTGTGAGCTAACAACAAGGAACTGAAGAGATTGTCGTCTCTTCAGTTTCTTGAAGAGACAACAACCTTCAGGGAACTGAAGATTGTTGGCAATGATTTTGTCACGTCAAACAAAATCATTGCCTGGTTTGATGAGTCACAATTCTAGCCAAGAGAAGCATGGATCCTTGTATCACTGTTTCTTGGTGGTGTGTGGGATATTTTCTCGGTACATGTTGGGCCTCTTCGTATCCACTGAACGTCATTGGATGTCACAGCCTACGTGAGCTCTGACCATATAAAACTGGTTTGATATCAACTGTGTTTCCtctgatgatttttttatgcGCATTTTGAAGAATCGCGTTAGAAACGGTTAATGGAAATAGCAAAAATTCTAAATAACTTCTcagtcttgcaaaaaaaaagggtttattCTTGCTGGAggtggtttttggcttttctgaaaaagagttAATGCGCTAAACAGAAGATGGAAACACATATTTCAAATAAGATCTAACAACAAATGCTTCCATTCACTGGTGGgactgtgccttaccagaggcacaaaAGTAGCCAATTGTAATCCACAGTGAATTTGCCTCAGTTTAACTAAACACATTTGGGGCATGGTGGAATGAGAGATTAGCACCACAAATCTGCATTTGTCAGCTGCTAGCATCTGACTAATGCTAGCATCATGCTGACTTTGGATCATAATGTGATCCAAAGTCTTTGAAGAATGTGTCCGACTCTGACACCTTGTACCTATGCCACAAAGACTTAAAGTAGCTTTGAATGCAAAAGTGGCTCCAACCTAACAAGGTGTACCAAATACAATATTCAATGAGTGTATACAACACAAACTCTCCAAGGTATTGCTAAATTCATGAATATATTTAGTTCCAAGCCATTATCTCGTGACAGATGTCTCCTATCCAACTGAGACTAGAAAATTCTCTTCCCCCAGGATTCCCTCGGGAGGTCGGCTCAGAGAAAGTTACCCCAGCTGGCAGCATTTGAACCGTACCTCCTGCAGCCCATACATGGATGGCAATCGAACTACCAGTGCAAGATCCCTCCCGCAGTTTGAGTCCGCAATGAGTTTGAATGATAAGAAAATGAAAGTGAGGCAGCATTTCATGCTCTATGgtatcaaaaataaactgaattctCATTTAAATGGCATCTATTATGTCCTGTTAGAGATTCCTCTCCCTTCCTTTCTGGGTTGTAGGACATGGGGCCTGAGTTTCTCAGAGCTTTAGAGGAACCCCTTGTCGTTTTGGAACTACCTGGATCCATCCTGGTAAGTTCATGCTCTCCAAAACTGCTTTCAAGCATCTTCGCTTGTTTTGGATGTCAAGTTTATTCCCTTTCCCCCTTTCCACAGACAAAGAAAGGGAAATCTCCAGCCACCCATAGAGAGCTCAGTGTGGTGATGCCAAATGGTCAAAGCATCCTGGTCAAGTGTGAAGTGAAAACCAGAGGAGGGGATGTATTTGACATGATTGTGGCTCATTCAAACCTGGTGGAACACTTCTATTTTGGCCTTGCATATATAGATGGTAAAATAATTGTAGCGATTGGTTTGCTGTGACTACCTGTTGAATGGGTCTTTCTATGTCAAGCCACTTACCAAATGTCTTTGATCTTGTCTCTATTCTGTGGTCAGATAATGAGTTTTTCTTCGTTGATAATGACACCAAGATTTCCAAAGTGGCTCCAGATAGCTGGAAGAAAGTGCCTACAACAACTTTTGTCCTTTTCTTCAGGATCAAATTCTTTGTGAACaacatttctcttcttttgtaagttattctttttttattggtgaGGGTGAACACTTGATGGCAAGTGCTCCAGCTTACTGGTTTACTAAAACAGTTTCCTTTGAGAAGTCTTAATAGATTCACTAGTAGAAGAAACTTTCTCTCGTGATTAGGAAATACAGTACTTCAAAGATTCTAATTATGCGTGCTAGATCTAGAGCTCCAGTTGATTTGTTGCTGGAACAGATCCGAAGTTACCAATAGAGAAAGTCAGAGTTTCCCAACTCATCTGAGTAACTTAATGTCCCTGGTTTCCTCTCTTAGGCACAAACAGACCCGTCACCAGTTCTACCTCCAGCTAAGGAGGGACCTTTTAGAAGATAGACTGTCCTGCCATGAGGAGACTGCTCTGTATCTGGGAGGTCTGGCCTTGCAGACAGAGTATGGAGACTGCATGCCTGAGGTTGTACATTTAAAAGAATCAGAATACATTCTGCCCAGTAACCAGTGGACCGCCCAGTAATTGTAGAGATTACGCACCTGGGCTTCCCACGAATAGCTAATATCTGTGAATGAGACCCCTTCTAAAAATTCCTATAAGTCTATGTTATTggttcaaacatcaaatatgcCTTAATTTGCATTAACAGgcacagtggaaactgttttAGCACTACCgtagaagctaacatctacagtttttcttatttttgccaTAAAGGGTTGGCGCCAATATCCTCAAGCCTAGTTCaatgcatcaactataaacCTAGCTTTAGATTCTAAAAATCTATTCTTTTTGTCTATGGCATAAGCTTGGTGAAGACGGTTAAATGTTTGCAGTTggttttgtagttttgttgtttccttaTCTCATGCTTCACTTGAAGAACTCTGTAGGAAAGGCACAACCCCCACTTTGAAAACCCTCGATTTAAAGCATTTAAGTgaaacaaaatagtaaaaacagaagacatttgTAAGGTGGCAATTATATTCTGATGTATATAGTCCAAGCCAATGACATTCCCATCAGTGACAGTTTATGATATGGCTGACATAGGCAACTACCCAGGGTGGCATCTTGTAGGGGGTTGGATTAGCCCCTGCCACATCTCTCACCAGACTATCCCGTTAGAATTCTCtattaaaagttgcattttcatTATATAAATATGCTTTGTGTAGCATTGTGTAGTATTCATTGTGTATTATACACAATGAAATGTAATATGTTGTGAAAACCTGTACTCTACTCTGTTTAGGTGTACGGTAGAAACTACTACCGACCTGACCAGTACGTCTCCAAGAGTGTGATGGAGAAACGTGCCTTGCCTTACGTTCAGGCAGAGCTGCTGAGACTTCATGCCAATAACGCCCAAATGCTCACAAATGAATCAGAGCTTGAATTTCTGAAGGTAGTAGCAAAGTATTTAGAAACTCACAATGCTCCATCGACCGCTTCTAAAAGTGACGGCTGTTCTGTTCTTAATCCCGCAGATTTGTCAGCAGTTGCCTGAATACGGCGTCTTGTTCCACCGTGTGATACGGGAGAAAAGGCCTTCGGACGGAGAGATTGTTCTCGGAGTTTGTGCCAAAGGTGTCATCGTCTACGAGGTTAAAGATGGCTGCCGGTCCACCGCTCAGAATTTCTTCTGGAGGGAGACGGCTACCATCTCCTCTAGCGTGAGAGAGTCCTCCACAGTGCCACGTGACATTCTAACGTGTTTCTGTTCGTGGTCTAAAACGCGCATCTTTTATGaatctgcagaagaaaaaatttATAATCGAGTGCCGGGGCAGCCGGAAGAAATACAACTTTATCACAGAGAGGTCCAGGATAGCCAAGTACTTGTGTAACCTCTGTTCTGCGCAGCACAAGTTTAACAATGAGATGAGCTCCCGGCAGCTAAGCCACAGCCTGGTCTCAGGTAAGGTTTGGCGGCGTAGACGTCCGCTGCCAGACTTCCTTTGTAGATTCATTGCACGTATTTAGCAGAAGGGACTACATTCCATCGCAGCTCTGCGCTTCAGCCACTACTCTTGCATGCTgtagagcacaggtgtcaaactccagtcctcgagggccgctgtcctgcagtttttagatgtgccacaggtacaaaacgctggaatgaaatggcttaattgcctccttcttgtgtagataagttctccagagccttaatgacctaattattgtattcaggtgtggtgcagcagaggcacatctaaaagttgcaggacaccggcccttgaggactggagtttgagacccctgctgtagAGGATGGCAAGCATAACCTCTGCATCTTTGTCCAGAGGACAACATTGTGCAGTACGCAGCTGTGTGCCGCACTCAAAGCAGCCAGCTCAAGTCCATTTCGTGTTCCGAGACGCCCCAGGACGACAGCGGTCTGACCACGCCACAGGAAGAGTCGCTGACCAAGCTGTGTGACGACGTCGCGGCCAGAATCGAGGCCCGTGTGAAACATCAcaggtattttttttaccttttgtacTAATCAGGGTTTCCCCGAGTGTATTATAAgtctggcgggccaccaggctttacatGTATCACCTTCAGGCTAAgcgttttttgtttatttattatagttTGTTTAATACATCACTAACAGTGATAGCAAAGACAGGTTAAAGAGTCTCTTTGGTGAAATGGTTGGAAGCATAATGGCAACATAGTAAACTCAGTACTATGTTTATTCACCAGAACTTCGTAACAAATGCCTGTGTTTACCTGTTACATGCTAACAACTTCAGCAAATTAAATAAGTTATAGATAAAAGATCAATGAGTTTTGGACACTTTAATTAGGATGAAACAACTGAAGtgcaaaaaatttatatttattttaacagtattCTTTTGTATTTGCCTATTTTAAGACTTATAGTTGATGTTTAGGTATTGTTAATCATGTTCTCCAATTACACAGTTAtctagtgatattttcaaatttcctgtcaaatttttaaaaaatttattcaaaaatacgTCGAGTCTGTATACatgcttttctttcactttactGTTATCCATTAGTTTGTTTTACctcataaaatgcaaatgaaagaCATTGAAGTTAAGCTAAAACCtgacaagatgtgaaaaactTCGAATGTATAAATGCTTTTCCACAGAAAACCATGAAATGTACttgcttttctttccctcttGAAAACATTACTTCCCCTATGCACAAAGTCTAAActattttatgtaaattcatTTCTCATCTTTCTCCTTCGTGTGTTCCTTCAGCAGCACCTGCTCCAGCAGCCAGCGCAGCAGCACAGGTTTACGCTCTCCATCCTGTTCCCAGAGGAGCGGGTCAGAGGCCCATTCCGGATCCCCAGCAGCCCGAGGCACAGCGTCTTCACACTTACAGCCCAACTACATGTGCTTTTGTGCTTCTGCTCTAGTCAGCCAGTAGTTTCCCCTTCAAGAGAATTTCGTGTCTCCTCACTCATTCAGAGCGATTTCTCCTTTTGGCTAATGGTTGGTCGTATCACTCGTCCAACAGAAACGCCGCCTAAACTGGGCACTCCTTCGGAGAGGGAAGTCATCTGTGTTTCACTGAAGAAAGACCCAAAACTAGGCTTGGGTATGGATAACACTCTGCACTGCATATAACCCAGAATGTGTAACTCCTAGTTATTGCTAAATGTTTTCCTAGGGTTAGAATGTGAATGCTAGCTGTCGGCGTGTTGACGATTATTAGCAAAACACTGTGTCCCTTTATCATTCTCTataatacaaatacatttaaaatttagtgTGGAAAGTTGACAACCTGCCAGGTTAAACAAGTGGTAGTTATTGTTGGcgagcagctttttgccctccagcaggaagctggGGGGCGGGGTCTTGTGATGTCACGCTGCAACATGTCAACAGAAGCAGTCCTAGTCCGGCCCACTGAGCTTGATGGGTGAAGTTGATGGTTTAAATTCATTCATGGTGCGCTCCAGCACAGGAATAATTTACTATACATAAAATACTaatatgtagtttttaaaatgaagtcaatacatttactttctatatttaatattgctgtatttatttccagtctaaaaaaaaattatgacacATTAAAATAGTTATAACATAAGGTATTTATCTAGTGTAATTTGGCACTTTTCACTCCATAATAAAAAGCCTGttatcaaaatcaaatttttctgGCATTTCATTTTAGGTACGGTAATCTTAACTGAcctgaaacaggaaatgtttactCCAATTTGGCATCAGGCACTGAGCACAAAACAACGGTAAAAGTctcattttattcagtttatttaaactgtaaCTTGTACTTGCACAGGTATAGTTATAGTCGGAGAGGACACAATAGGCCGCTATGACTTGGGCATTTTTATCGCCTCCATTGTGCCTGGAGGACCTGCAGACAAGGACGGACGCATCAGACCAGGTACATGTCTATAATACTAAAACATATTCATTCTACATTAAAtaatacttaaaaatgtatctagattttttttcatgtaggAATGccttttacttatttttttaacaattagtTTAAACATTGCTCTaatgcaggggtgtccaaactttttgcaaagagggccagatttgataaagtcaagatgcctgggggccaatagtttgttcggacattttttaactacaaaagtgtcatgcaaatacacactgttataaaacaattttcattgtcacaattatctttatttttcaaatgacaaaataaccaaatataagccactcaggcaactctaaaagcagaaattctgcttttctttcatatctggagagtcagataacattgaacaaactgtataaaataccttaaatttacatgagtttaaaaatatctttgcctcaagaacattttaaacaggagttataagtaatgcaaagttgtctgttattattaaatcttaaaacaagtgaattttgctcttgtcatttacaatatctttcagaaagtaatagtttgtatcacatctacaggttcataaccaaatcttactcaagagtttaataaaaataagtgccataaatccaagtgcataaatgttcttttggcttttcactgctgatagtgacaaacaaaacattcaaaacactcagtttcatgtcctcaactctcagagccacactgttactgccaggcaaacattcgcaaattcttgcttcttctcagggcaaatgttctccaccattttcataacacagttttgataaatgtatcttcagtaaaaggtttgccatgtttagctattaacattaacttcgtagcttgctttggtggtattttcttttgactcaggcCCAAagaaatcgctgttgtgatgccagtgcagcttggagctgcttcactttttcagcacggtcacttcctgttagcttgttgtatgtgttagcatgtttagtctggtagtgtctctttacgtcaaaatccttaaacaaggcaaccatctcattacaaattagacaagcacaattggcTTGATTTTCAGAGAAGAAgtgttataattcccatctctcttgaaagcggcggccctcactgtaaacttgttttctttgcagtggccatagCAGAAATGAacggagagcggttcgctgcacggaggcagagactgatagtattaaagtggtgctgccaccatttggtgaaaggaggaattacagtttcaagttttatgatttatttattctgtttcacagtgcaggcgggccataaataatacattataagaccgaagctgcgggccgtatgaaatctggccgcgggccgtgattggcccccgggccggactttggacatgcctgctcTAATGCTTAAATCTTACTTATTGAATTCTTCCACACCTTTGATGTATGACTGTGGGCAGTATGTATCAAGTCATGTGCTCAGAAGGACAAAGATTGTGTTCCACATGCTCTGGTGGGGTCACCCTTTAATGTTTGACCTTTGCCTTCAGGGGGTCGCCTGATATCCCTGAACCACGTCAGCCTGGAG is part of the Xiphophorus couchianus chromosome 10, X_couchianus-1.0, whole genome shotgun sequence genome and harbors:
- the frmpd2 gene encoding FERM and PDZ domain-containing protein 2; this translates as MCSRMGTFVTLTEVLEARGSPLEEDEVWCLLLATADALLDISKKGPGNMCTVLSPGSMLLSANGSLAFKSCARSEDVASYTAPEVQQGLTASTRAAAEKVVVYSLGMTLYWCADYHLPQNQPVQISTELEGLLLSMCEDMAVRRTDLLTVLETCEFHHKSSMLPSPERLIRQLVEDVYRNSADHVAMTENGSQLTDRSQMVRNRLHRGSFSNSTWTLKKKIHRTFSGTSYPADTTGIPSGGRLRESYPSWQHLNRTSCSPYMDGNRTTSARSLPQFESAMSLNDKKMKDMGPEFLRALEEPLVVLELPGSILTKKGKSPATHRELSVVMPNGQSILVKCEVKTRGGDVFDMIVAHSNLVEHFYFGLAYIDDNEFFFVDNDTKISKVAPDSWKKVPTTTFVLFFRIKFFVNNISLLLHKQTRHQFYLQLRRDLLEDRLSCHEETALYLGGLALQTEYGDCMPEVYGRNYYRPDQYVSKSVMEKRALPYVQAELLRLHANNAQMLTNESELEFLKICQQLPEYGVLFHRVIREKRPSDGEIVLGVCAKGVIVYEVKDGCRSTAQNFFWRETATISSSKKKFIIECRGSRKKYNFITERSRIAKYLCNLCSAQHKFNNEMSSRQLSHSLVSEDNIVQYAAVCRTQSSQLKSISCSETPQDDSGLTTPQEESLTKLCDDVAARIEARVKHHSSTCSSSQRSSTGLRSPSCSQRSGSEAHSGSPAARETPPKLGTPSEREVICVSLKKDPKLGLGIVIVGEDTIGRYDLGIFIASIVPGGPADKDGRIRPGGRLISLNHVSLEGVTFSEAGEVMEGSPEEVQLIVSQPKVPLSPISVRSPVLRKYGSQTTLMTDGRSGDDSLDEIVSVMMTPKASNRLHVPRDVRALSTQDGCPIPPSLNCVGSEEISVELRKISGNLGISISGAANTNIQNGGIYIKSLVPGGAAERDGRLHTGDRILEVDGINFHGVTYQQAVECLGKTGEVVHFVVRRESVNLPKVSVIADADSPVSNQRVRQTTSHLRLNSSSSLSSPTSTRSDRSRDYSFVTDENVKEVTLTKDVNGLGFSFLMCELDPPTKAFSSLVRIKQLFPGQPAEQSGRIQEGDVLLAINGHSLKELSYPKVLKLFRNSPAEVRLTLCRPSPGILPSMDHFSGT